The following proteins are encoded in a genomic region of Zea mays cultivar B73 chromosome 9, Zm-B73-REFERENCE-NAM-5.0, whole genome shotgun sequence:
- the LOC103640386 gene encoding probable ubiquitin-conjugating enzyme E2 26: MSCVQKVYYHSGRLRLNPNLYESGKVCLSLLNTWWGKGCEKWGKSSSTMLQVLVSIQGLVLNDRPYFNEPGYKNSAETTGGERCSLAYNQTAFVRSCKTMLYSLRKPPMHFETLVLWHFHEHERAILDACRAYMSGTVVGSSAGTGSNRRYVHDKCFAEFHKSLMLYTEHLRAEFAANRRRVMELETEDEIVPSIAASVKSC, encoded by the exons ATGTCTTGTGTTCAGAAAGTATACTACCATTCTGGCAGACTTCGGCTTAACCCGAACCTGTACGAGAGCGGGAAAGTGTGTCTGAGCCTTCTGAACACCTGGTGGGGCAAGGGGTGCGAGAAGTGGGGCAAGTCGAGCTCCACCATGCTGCAGGTTCTGGTCTCCATCCAGGGCCTCGTGCTGAATGATAGGCCATACTTCAATGAGCCAGGATACAAGAACTCGGCTGAAACGACAGGTGGTGAGAGGTGTTCCTTGGCTTACAATCAGACGGCCTTCGTCAGATCATGCAAGACGATGCTGTATTCACTCCGGAAGCCTCCAATG CATTTTGAGACCCTTGTGTTGTGGCACTTCCACGAGCATGAGCGTGCCATCCTCGACGCTTGCAGGGCTTACATGTCTGGGACAGTCGTTGGGTCGTCTGCTGGGACTGGGAGCAACCGCAGATACGTCCATGACAAGTGCTTTGCAGAATTCCACAAGTCGCTGATGCTCTACACTGAACATCTCAGGGCTGAGTTTGCTGCAAACAGAAGACGAGTGATGGAGCTGGAAACAGAAGACGAGATCGTGCCTAGCATAGCAGCTAGCGTGAAATCGTGTTGA